A region from the Lentisphaera profundi genome encodes:
- a CDS encoding FtsW/RodA/SpoVE family cell cycle protein, whose amino-acid sequence MEKAPYRPQFKVLMLVSVFILICFSLPMLYSTSAPVHGNKYFFNQTLFVCIGASLAFFIQYIDYNWLCRNGRWLLVICCVALLYLVLANVLSKAGYSDLVKKFPLIKAIKGSYRWFRIGGFGIQPAEFTKIGLVLVLAEYYHHNIKRVHETKYGFVYPAIIGGVVMLLILLGGSLSMTVLTGTVILTVMFVAGTRLRWLLACIALGIGGVLAIAKVSPVRASRFESFLTPEELSGDKGYQLWHSLLSLGSGGWTGQGFSESRMKNEYLPEAHTDFILAIVGEELGFLCILFVCFFYLLFLVSSLRVAGQARNVRGVILAATLGCTVVQHAFVNMGVICGLLPTTGITAPFISYGGSSMVSAFISVGLLMSVDRITSNGEYVPEKPSNSHVKGPLMLPGENVE is encoded by the coding sequence ATGGAGAAGGCACCTTACCGTCCTCAGTTTAAGGTTCTGATGCTTGTAAGTGTTTTTATACTTATCTGCTTTAGTCTGCCTATGCTTTACTCAACGAGTGCTCCTGTGCATGGGAATAAATATTTTTTCAATCAGACTTTATTTGTTTGTATAGGTGCGAGTTTAGCCTTTTTTATTCAGTATATTGATTATAACTGGCTATGTCGAAATGGCCGTTGGCTGTTAGTTATTTGCTGTGTAGCCTTACTTTATTTAGTATTAGCCAATGTCTTGAGCAAAGCAGGCTACTCTGATTTAGTTAAAAAATTTCCTTTGATTAAGGCGATAAAAGGATCTTATCGGTGGTTTCGGATTGGAGGTTTTGGTATTCAGCCCGCGGAGTTCACAAAAATTGGCCTCGTTTTAGTTTTGGCAGAATATTATCATCACAATATAAAGAGAGTCCATGAAACCAAGTATGGTTTTGTGTATCCTGCTATTATAGGAGGAGTCGTGATGTTGCTCATCCTCTTGGGGGGGAGTTTATCGATGACAGTCTTAACTGGTACGGTTATTTTAACTGTAATGTTTGTAGCGGGAACTCGTTTACGCTGGCTCTTAGCCTGTATAGCCTTAGGGATTGGAGGCGTGCTTGCGATAGCAAAAGTTTCTCCAGTTCGAGCATCGCGTTTTGAATCATTTTTAACTCCAGAAGAACTTTCAGGTGATAAGGGTTATCAATTATGGCATTCACTTTTATCCTTGGGTTCAGGTGGTTGGACAGGGCAGGGTTTTTCTGAAAGTCGGATGAAAAATGAATATTTACCAGAAGCTCATACAGATTTTATTCTCGCAATTGTCGGTGAGGAATTAGGTTTTTTGTGCATCCTCTTTGTTTGTTTTTTTTACTTACTATTTCTCGTCTCTTCACTTAGAGTAGCAGGGCAGGCACGCAATGTACGAGGGGTGATTTTAGCCGCTACTTTAGGTTGTACAGTAGTGCAGCACGCCTTTGTTAATATGGGTGTGATTTGTGGTTTATTGCCTACGACAGGAATTACGGCACCATTTATAAGTTATGGTGGATCGAGTATGGTTTCAGCCTTTATTTCAGTAGGGCTTTTAATGAGTGTGGATAGGATTACGTCTAATGGTGAATACGTACCTGAGAAACCTTCGAATTCCCATGTTAAAGGTCCTTTGATGCTGCCCGGAGAGAATGTTGAATAA
- a CDS encoding UDP-N-acetylglucosamine--N-acetylmuramyl-(pentapeptide) pyrophosphoryl-undecaprenol N-acetylglucosamine transferase: MNKLLVSCGGTGGHYYPGLSIARKAKEQGLDVSLFLTGKRAPGQAELARQHGLESTLARALSLPRKPWLALVFAYRFYCDYLNAKKFLRKTEPDAVLFMGSFAGVPLGMACKSLKIPIYLHEGNVWAGKANRFLSKYSKKFFASFPVKNESAIQCSTVVVGMPIRPELLREEFSKPEFISTLNDKDPMILCFGGSQGAQAINQMLPYCYEVLLARKYSLQLVQLTGTDDNQMLIERYGEAPVVVAKQSDEMGALINRASVVVCRAGASSIAELIHFKTKTVLIPYPIAAENHQEINADFACKSKGFYKLNQSEIDKFSLANAIELQLRQGDDLDFSQVSYPNAAEKVLKEIFS; encoded by the coding sequence TTGAATAAGTTACTTGTCTCATGTGGTGGAACTGGAGGGCATTATTACCCAGGTTTATCGATTGCGAGGAAGGCAAAAGAACAAGGACTTGATGTGAGTCTGTTCCTTACGGGAAAGCGTGCGCCTGGGCAAGCAGAATTGGCTAGGCAGCATGGCTTGGAGTCGACTTTAGCTCGGGCATTAAGTTTGCCGAGGAAACCTTGGCTGGCGCTAGTTTTTGCTTATAGGTTTTACTGTGATTATTTAAATGCAAAAAAGTTCTTAAGAAAAACGGAGCCCGATGCGGTGTTGTTTATGGGGAGTTTTGCAGGAGTTCCTTTGGGGATGGCTTGCAAGAGTTTAAAAATTCCTATTTATCTTCATGAAGGTAATGTATGGGCGGGTAAAGCTAATCGCTTTTTATCTAAATATTCTAAAAAATTCTTTGCAAGTTTTCCAGTGAAGAACGAATCGGCCATCCAGTGTTCTACGGTGGTTGTGGGCATGCCTATTAGACCGGAGCTTCTGAGAGAAGAGTTTTCGAAGCCAGAGTTCATTTCTACGCTTAATGATAAGGACCCGATGATTCTCTGTTTTGGTGGTAGTCAGGGAGCTCAAGCTATTAATCAAATGCTTCCCTATTGTTACGAGGTTTTACTAGCGAGGAAGTATTCATTGCAGTTGGTTCAATTGACAGGGACGGACGATAATCAAATGCTTATAGAAAGGTATGGTGAAGCTCCAGTTGTTGTGGCTAAGCAGAGTGATGAAATGGGGGCCTTAATTAATCGAGCTTCTGTAGTGGTTTGTCGAGCAGGCGCTTCGAGTATTGCCGAACTCATACATTTTAAAACGAAGACCGTTTTGATTCCTTACCCCATTGCAGCTGAGAATCATCAAGAAATCAATGCAGATTTTGCGTGTAAGTCGAAAGGTTTTTATAAATTGAATCAGTCTGAAATTGATAAATTTAGTTTGGCGAATGCAATTGAGTTACAGTTGCGCCAAGGAGATGATTTAGATTTCAGTCAGGTTTCTTATCCAAATGCAGCCGAGAAAGTGCTTAAAGAAATTTTTTCTTAA
- a CDS encoding YdjY domain-containing protein, producing the protein MKQTIITLLITVVLIFCCSFQDAPNRDIQYQGRNPIIRPIKHSNGNIELGGILLDRKAEEISFPAEYIIGAEVTKEYLITSSPEFSHESLFFTKTQPFHLQFMLLLLGADNKIPRVQEGRRGSIIDIDVEYLSNNKKIRRNIESWLNDEAKPMKRRGFYFLGSRVHKKFFQAQGSGKICSLWHQDDAILDIIHPKNDASDLFTLNYKNIAMHKFSHVKIILSLRKE; encoded by the coding sequence ATGAAGCAAACAATAATTACTCTGCTAATTACGGTCGTTTTAATTTTTTGTTGTTCTTTCCAAGATGCTCCTAATCGCGACATCCAATACCAAGGACGCAATCCCATAATCCGTCCCATAAAACATTCTAATGGAAACATTGAGCTCGGCGGCATTTTGCTGGATCGTAAAGCAGAAGAAATTAGCTTCCCCGCTGAATACATCATCGGCGCCGAAGTCACAAAAGAATATCTCATCACCAGTAGCCCAGAATTCAGCCACGAGAGTCTATTCTTCACTAAAACACAGCCTTTTCACCTCCAGTTCATGCTTTTACTTTTAGGAGCAGATAACAAAATCCCTAGAGTTCAAGAAGGCCGACGAGGCTCCATCATTGATATTGATGTTGAGTACCTATCAAATAATAAGAAAATTCGTCGGAACATCGAATCCTGGCTGAATGACGAAGCTAAGCCAATGAAAAGGCGAGGATTTTATTTCCTCGGATCCCGCGTTCATAAAAAGTTTTTCCAAGCTCAAGGTAGCGGTAAAATCTGCTCCTTATGGCACCAAGATGATGCAATACTTGATATCATACATCCAAAAAATGATGCGAGTGACCTGTTCACTTTGAACTACAAAAATATTGCCATGCACAAATTCTCTCATGTAAAAATCATTTTAAGTCTTCGCAAGGAATAA
- a CDS encoding NAD(P)H-dependent glycerol-3-phosphate dehydrogenase encodes MKITVLSSGSWGTALAKTLCDNNHEVYLWSRSKEYSDAMEAKKENFRYLPGYTLPDNLHLTADFAKAIENADLIVTATPTQYIRQTLEMLKEQNCSAPICNVSKGIEVSSLKRISEITSEILGETHPFCVLVGPSHAEELIKNMPTAVVASSQFTFLAKKVQSLFMNQNFRVYTSSDLVGVELGGALKNIFAIAAGVIDGLGLGDNTKAALMTRGNVEMARLGRALGGFEETFNGLSGIGDLIVTCTSKHSRNRSVGEMLGKGLSMEQIKEKLGHSVAEGVATTKSAYQLAQNHGVETPIIEQCYQVLYENRSPAEAINYLMTRDAKKERN; translated from the coding sequence ATGAAAATCACCGTATTATCATCTGGAAGCTGGGGTACCGCCTTAGCCAAAACTCTTTGCGACAATAATCACGAAGTCTACCTCTGGTCTCGTTCTAAAGAATATTCTGATGCCATGGAAGCAAAAAAAGAAAATTTTCGCTATCTTCCTGGCTATACTTTACCTGATAATTTACACTTGACTGCGGACTTCGCTAAAGCCATTGAAAATGCTGACTTAATCGTCACTGCAACTCCCACTCAATATATTCGTCAGACTCTAGAGATGCTTAAAGAACAAAACTGTTCTGCCCCCATCTGCAATGTCTCCAAGGGCATTGAGGTTAGTTCCTTAAAACGAATAAGTGAAATCACAAGTGAAATCCTAGGTGAAACCCATCCTTTTTGTGTACTTGTTGGCCCTAGTCATGCCGAAGAACTTATCAAAAATATGCCCACCGCAGTTGTTGCTAGCTCACAATTCACTTTTCTCGCTAAGAAAGTTCAGTCACTTTTCATGAATCAAAATTTCCGAGTCTATACTAGCTCGGACCTTGTTGGAGTTGAGTTAGGCGGAGCTCTCAAAAACATCTTTGCTATTGCAGCAGGAGTTATTGATGGTCTAGGCTTAGGCGATAACACAAAAGCAGCTTTAATGACTCGTGGAAATGTAGAAATGGCTCGCTTAGGTCGAGCTCTAGGTGGCTTCGAAGAAACATTTAACGGTCTCTCAGGAATCGGCGATCTCATTGTTACTTGTACCAGTAAACATAGCCGAAATCGCAGCGTGGGAGAAATGCTAGGCAAAGGCCTAAGCATGGAACAAATCAAAGAAAAACTTGGCCACTCAGTTGCCGAAGGTGTAGCTACCACAAAAAGTGCCTACCAACTTGCCCAAAATCATGGTGTTGAAACTCCCATTATCGAACAATGTTATCAAGTACTCTACGAAAATAGATCTCCTGCTGAGGCCATTAACTACCTCATGACTCGTGATGCCAAAAAAGAACGTAATTAA
- a CDS encoding inositol monophosphatase family protein produces the protein MSEKSMLLDVDRYKFIEEVERLLQGVGDFQLDNFRDLEVQEEEKEPRELVSFVDRQSEALLFEGLTPLFPEAEFWGEETGKRGEADWMWLVDPLDGTTNYLNHLDQFSISVALLYKGKPQFGAVYKPISSEFFHAFKGVGFFHNHKQLIPRTGHREFRKAMLGTGFPYRSPDLKDPFFTLIEDLMPRCRGIRRFGSAALDLSYVAAGWLQGFWESDLQPYDVGAGLLFLEEMGMKATNHKGEAYDMNVDRMLVTARADVHTELLDRVSHHYGDKDLKF, from the coding sequence TTGAGTGAGAAGAGTATGCTTTTAGATGTGGATAGATATAAGTTTATTGAAGAAGTCGAAAGGTTGCTCCAAGGAGTCGGAGACTTTCAGTTAGATAATTTTCGGGATTTAGAAGTACAAGAAGAAGAAAAGGAGCCACGTGAGTTGGTTTCTTTTGTTGATCGTCAAAGCGAAGCCCTCTTGTTTGAAGGTCTGACACCACTTTTTCCAGAGGCTGAATTTTGGGGTGAAGAGACTGGTAAACGAGGAGAAGCTGATTGGATGTGGCTCGTGGATCCCTTAGATGGAACGACTAATTACCTCAATCACTTAGATCAATTTTCAATTTCAGTAGCACTACTCTATAAAGGTAAACCTCAGTTCGGCGCTGTATATAAACCCATAAGTAGCGAGTTTTTTCATGCGTTTAAAGGTGTGGGATTTTTTCATAACCACAAGCAATTAATTCCTCGAACAGGACATAGAGAATTTCGTAAAGCGATGTTAGGAACGGGCTTTCCTTATCGTTCGCCTGATTTAAAAGATCCTTTTTTTACTTTGATAGAAGACCTAATGCCTCGTTGCCGTGGGATTCGACGTTTTGGTTCAGCGGCCTTAGACTTGAGTTATGTAGCGGCGGGTTGGTTACAAGGTTTTTGGGAAAGTGATTTACAGCCTTATGATGTAGGAGCAGGTTTACTATTTCTAGAGGAAATGGGAATGAAAGCTACTAATCATAAGGGTGAAGCTTACGATATGAATGTAGATCGCATGTTAGTGACGGCTCGTGCAGATGTTCATACGGAGCTACTCGATCGAGTTTCGCATCATTATGGAGATAAGGATCTAAAGTTTTAG
- a CDS encoding PD-(D/E)XK nuclease family protein has product MSHFLSDDIYLLKEEHEYKLKSDPNAQFTSCTTFIKQFFSPFNADEVANKLVNNVPKYFGMTVEQLKDEWNAAADHGTQVHEELEEFIINKSEPKELKSIIGKNWLTENIDLEKFELFPEVIIYCKELKLAGTIDLIAQHKKSGTLLLFDWKTNKRINKRSYQGQKGPHTASSNLDDCNFSHYSAQLSLYRYLLEKTYQCKIHRQIILHLSDEQSTVIDCDYLEDNIHKMLSTLEV; this is encoded by the coding sequence ATGAGTCACTTTCTCTCGGATGACATTTATCTGCTAAAAGAAGAACATGAATATAAGCTCAAATCTGATCCCAATGCTCAATTCACATCTTGCACCACTTTCATCAAACAATTCTTCAGCCCCTTCAATGCCGATGAAGTAGCAAACAAACTTGTTAATAATGTCCCAAAATATTTCGGCATGACCGTTGAACAACTTAAAGATGAATGGAATGCCGCAGCCGATCATGGAACACAAGTTCATGAAGAGTTAGAAGAATTCATTATAAACAAGTCTGAACCGAAAGAGCTCAAAAGCATCATTGGGAAAAACTGGCTTACAGAAAATATTGATTTAGAAAAATTTGAACTTTTTCCCGAAGTCATCATTTATTGCAAGGAACTCAAACTTGCAGGAACTATAGATTTAATTGCGCAGCATAAAAAATCTGGCACCTTATTACTTTTTGACTGGAAAACCAATAAGCGCATCAACAAACGTTCCTATCAAGGACAAAAAGGCCCTCATACTGCCAGCTCCAATCTAGATGACTGCAACTTCAGCCACTACAGCGCACAGCTCTCACTCTACCGCTATCTGTTGGAAAAAACTTACCAATGTAAAATCCACCGCCAAATCATCCTTCACCTCAGCGATGAACAATCTACCGTTATTGATTGTGATTATCTCGAAGACAATATCCACAAAATGCTTAGCACACTTGAAGTTTAA
- a CDS encoding RNB domain-containing ribonuclease, with protein MIEEFRGLSAYTDGTRLKLAYVLGIEKKRAQALIASGRTIPLPLKNVLFSFDTQISEDDFRLKHRDHEEKIAKIAEQIDLEMLWEMLDGEECKTFSLTDLCDFYFSEKADYSMSALFDVLCQDIVYFKQRLAEFTIRDSEQVQAILKSREKKRLQEEYEAELEPWVKKVLVSTDEEAIEVPEKFTSFVGQLCNLIWSKQNSDASRFLDKLIGKTPVRIKALEFLKKTGSIGEGHDEHLLLAGIRPDFSQKLLDLADELEVEEADRTILGPDFYCFSIDDESTSDVDDVLSVERLAEGKLKVGIHIADVSSYVVKGSVLDQEAQNRATSIYLPTGTVNMFPQELSTNRASLLPGEAKPALSYYATFDSDAEVIDKKIERSLIHVSEKLSYSFCDDVLDGEVEATEGLEQDLHSLHDLSIQLMEKRKANGAVTFNRPENKITVKGDEVTVTEVRANSASRALIGEFMIFANNMGAQYCLDHDVPVLYRVQEKSDKIVPMPDVYDPISFDAAIKCMKKSRMTLYAGAHAGLGLDCYTQFTSPIRRYTDLVMQRQLIAAIEKREFIYQEEDLLELQAKGESRLGEVRDVQRQSESFWLYEYLRQFKLEEVYEATVVAHLNGGLLVELDGIAMRLKLNHGKKLDIGTRLEVKIQEVDPKLSHAKLSLEKIFE; from the coding sequence ATGATAGAAGAATTTCGCGGGCTAAGTGCCTACACCGATGGGACTCGATTAAAGTTAGCGTATGTCTTGGGGATAGAAAAAAAACGTGCTCAAGCATTGATAGCAAGTGGCCGAACTATTCCCTTGCCTCTAAAGAATGTGTTATTTAGTTTTGATACTCAGATTAGTGAAGATGATTTTCGCTTAAAGCATAGAGATCATGAAGAGAAGATTGCGAAGATTGCCGAACAAATTGATTTAGAAATGCTGTGGGAGATGCTTGATGGCGAAGAGTGTAAAACTTTTTCGTTAACAGACTTATGTGACTTTTATTTTTCCGAGAAAGCAGATTATTCAATGTCAGCCTTATTTGATGTTTTATGCCAAGATATTGTTTACTTTAAACAGCGGCTCGCTGAGTTTACTATAAGAGATTCAGAGCAAGTACAAGCAATCCTGAAAAGCAGAGAAAAGAAACGATTACAAGAAGAGTATGAAGCTGAGCTCGAGCCTTGGGTTAAAAAAGTCTTAGTTAGCACTGATGAAGAAGCTATTGAAGTACCCGAAAAGTTCACGTCTTTTGTCGGTCAGTTATGCAACTTGATTTGGTCCAAGCAGAATTCAGATGCCTCGCGTTTTTTGGATAAGTTGATAGGCAAAACCCCGGTGAGAATTAAAGCTTTAGAGTTTCTTAAGAAAACGGGAAGTATTGGAGAAGGTCATGACGAGCATTTATTATTGGCGGGGATTCGTCCTGACTTTTCTCAAAAGCTATTAGATTTAGCAGATGAACTTGAGGTAGAAGAGGCAGATAGAACTATTTTAGGTCCTGATTTTTATTGTTTTAGTATAGATGACGAATCCACAAGTGATGTCGATGATGTACTTAGTGTAGAGCGTTTAGCTGAAGGTAAGCTAAAAGTGGGAATTCACATTGCGGATGTTAGTTCATATGTCGTCAAAGGAAGCGTTCTTGATCAAGAAGCACAAAATCGAGCTACGAGTATTTATTTACCTACGGGTACAGTGAATATGTTCCCCCAGGAACTCTCTACTAATAGAGCTTCCTTATTGCCAGGAGAAGCAAAACCTGCACTCTCGTATTATGCTACTTTTGATAGTGACGCAGAAGTCATCGATAAAAAAATTGAGAGAAGCCTCATCCATGTGAGCGAAAAATTGAGTTATTCATTTTGTGATGACGTGTTGGATGGCGAAGTAGAAGCCACAGAAGGTTTAGAGCAAGATTTGCATAGTCTGCATGATTTATCTATTCAGCTTATGGAAAAGCGCAAAGCGAACGGAGCGGTGACGTTTAATCGGCCTGAGAATAAAATCACAGTGAAAGGTGACGAAGTTACTGTAACGGAAGTGAGAGCGAATTCCGCTAGTCGTGCCTTGATTGGTGAATTCATGATTTTTGCAAATAATATGGGAGCACAATATTGTCTTGATCATGATGTTCCCGTTTTATATAGGGTCCAAGAAAAGTCGGATAAAATTGTTCCTATGCCAGATGTGTATGATCCGATATCTTTTGATGCAGCTATTAAGTGTATGAAAAAATCGAGAATGACACTCTATGCAGGAGCGCATGCAGGCTTAGGTTTGGATTGTTACACACAATTCACTTCTCCTATTCGTCGTTATACGGATCTCGTGATGCAAAGGCAGCTGATTGCAGCAATCGAGAAAAGAGAATTTATTTATCAAGAAGAAGATTTATTGGAGCTTCAGGCAAAGGGTGAGAGTCGTCTTGGAGAAGTAAGAGATGTGCAAAGACAATCAGAAAGCTTTTGGTTGTACGAGTATTTAAGGCAATTCAAATTAGAGGAAGTCTATGAAGCAACAGTAGTGGCGCATCTAAATGGCGGGCTCTTGGTTGAATTAGATGGAATTGCGATGAGACTTAAATTGAATCATGGTAAAAAGCTAGATATTGGTACGCGCCTAGAGGTGAAAATTCAAGAAGTAGACCCTAAACTAAGTCATGCGAAGTTAAGTTTAGAGAAAATTTTTGAGTGA
- a CDS encoding NAD-dependent epimerase/dehydratase family protein has protein sequence MKNLITGGSGFLGRYIARQLLEQGHEVVLYNRSQAPDDLKQCTWIQGDINETMKLTRAMDGCHNVFHTAAIAGVWGDEKLFYKVNTQGTQSVINACLGAKVTNLIYTSSPSVVFGIDAIENGNESLPYPDKYLTSYPKSKAEGEKLVLAANGEQLKTCSLRPHLIWGPEDQHLIPRLLEKAKSKKLKQVGDGNNLVDLTYVENAAKAHLQAAAELDKTSKPAGKAYFISDPKPVSLWPWIKELLSLSDCPLPNGKISYAKAAKIGAILEWVYKSFKLSGEPPMTRFVAAQLAKAHYFDNTAAKSDFGYAPSIDNEEGLKRTFAWLKKSGKI, from the coding sequence ATGAAAAACCTTATTACTGGTGGAAGCGGCTTTCTGGGTCGCTATATTGCTCGACAATTACTCGAGCAAGGACATGAAGTCGTTTTATATAATCGTTCTCAAGCTCCTGACGACTTAAAGCAATGTACCTGGATACAGGGTGACATCAACGAAACCATGAAGTTAACCCGCGCTATGGATGGCTGCCACAACGTTTTTCATACTGCTGCAATTGCTGGTGTATGGGGAGACGAAAAATTATTTTATAAAGTCAATACCCAGGGAACACAATCAGTAATCAATGCATGTCTTGGTGCAAAGGTTACTAATTTAATTTACACGTCCTCGCCCTCAGTAGTTTTTGGAATTGATGCCATTGAAAATGGCAATGAGTCCCTCCCTTACCCTGACAAATACTTAACTAGCTACCCCAAAAGCAAGGCTGAAGGTGAAAAATTAGTTTTAGCCGCAAATGGCGAACAACTCAAAACCTGTTCATTACGCCCGCATTTAATTTGGGGCCCTGAAGATCAACATCTCATCCCACGATTGCTAGAAAAGGCCAAAAGTAAAAAACTCAAACAAGTAGGCGATGGCAATAACCTTGTCGATCTAACCTACGTAGAAAATGCTGCAAAAGCCCACCTACAAGCAGCTGCAGAACTCGATAAAACTTCGAAGCCTGCAGGAAAAGCTTACTTTATCTCCGATCCAAAACCAGTAAGCCTATGGCCTTGGATCAAAGAACTCCTAAGCCTGAGTGACTGCCCCCTTCCCAACGGAAAAATATCCTATGCGAAAGCCGCAAAAATCGGTGCAATATTAGAGTGGGTTTACAAATCTTTTAAACTCAGTGGTGAACCACCCATGACCCGTTTTGTCGCAGCTCAACTGGCTAAAGCACATTACTTTGATAACACTGCTGCCAAATCTGACTTCGGCTATGCCCCCTCAATTGATAATGAAGAAGGGCTAAAGCGAACCTTTGCATGGCTCAAAAAATCAGGTAAAATTTAA
- the plsY gene encoding glycerol-3-phosphate 1-O-acyltransferase PlsY, which yields MLYLVTIGFCYLCGSIPFGLILAKANGVDIRKHGSGNIGATNVLRTLGKKWGYACFTLDFLKGLLPVLIISIFFNKNYPELADFATIIALPATISGHIFSIFLKFKGGKGVATGAGAVMAICPPAVSLALVIWFICFKMTGYVSLASIIAAIFVPIIAIALSSTQIIEVSQAQLILLTILATLVTYMHRSNIKRLWNGTESCFKKKEKQS from the coding sequence ATGCTTTATTTAGTAACTATTGGCTTCTGCTATCTCTGCGGATCTATTCCTTTTGGCTTAATTCTAGCCAAAGCCAACGGCGTTGACATTAGAAAACATGGCAGCGGTAATATTGGTGCGACCAACGTATTAAGAACCCTTGGTAAAAAATGGGGATACGCCTGTTTTACTTTAGATTTTCTCAAGGGCTTACTACCCGTCTTAATCATCTCTATCTTTTTCAATAAAAACTATCCCGAGCTTGCGGACTTCGCAACAATAATTGCATTACCAGCGACAATATCGGGTCATATTTTTAGTATATTCCTCAAATTCAAAGGTGGAAAAGGTGTCGCTACCGGTGCCGGTGCTGTTATGGCGATTTGTCCTCCTGCAGTCTCACTTGCCTTAGTTATCTGGTTCATTTGCTTCAAGATGACTGGCTACGTCTCCCTTGCCAGTATAATTGCCGCTATATTTGTTCCCATTATCGCCATTGCACTCTCTAGTACTCAAATCATTGAAGTGAGTCAAGCTCAACTTATCCTTCTCACTATCCTTGCAACTTTAGTCACTTACATGCATCGCAGTAATATTAAGCGCTTGTGGAATGGCACTGAAAGTTGCTTTAAAAAGAAGGAAAAGCAATCATGA
- a CDS encoding rod shape-determining protein, which translates to MSLVNKIRSVFVKDIGIDLGTANSLVFVRDQGIVLNEPSVVAVHEDTGKALAVGIEAKKMLGRTPGSIRAIRPMKDGVIADFDITEIMLRYFINKVHSRARNLTMPRVLIAVPSGINEVEMRAVKESAKKAGAGEVETIFEPMAAAIGVGLPVADPTGNMIVDIGGGTTEVAMISLAGIVESRSVKVGGDAMDMAITNHIKNNYNLKIGPRMAEDIKINLGSAFPLDEGELTMEVRGNDQLAGLPKAITITSTEIREALMPPVTSIAEAVRQTLDRCPPELSADLIDHGIYLAGGGALLRGLDKLLRQETGLPVTVADDPLCAVANGTGSALQNMDTLFRNSHEAAKRNKKYR; encoded by the coding sequence ATGAGTCTAGTTAATAAAATCAGATCAGTTTTCGTCAAAGATATCGGTATCGATCTTGGTACAGCCAATAGCCTTGTTTTCGTTCGCGACCAAGGCATCGTCCTCAATGAGCCCAGCGTAGTTGCTGTACACGAAGATACTGGCAAAGCTCTAGCCGTAGGTATTGAAGCTAAAAAAATGCTTGGTAGAACTCCCGGTTCAATCAGAGCTATTCGCCCAATGAAAGATGGCGTCATTGCAGATTTTGACATTACTGAAATCATGTTGCGTTACTTTATTAACAAAGTTCATTCACGTGCCCGTAATTTAACCATGCCTCGTGTACTTATCGCTGTTCCTTCTGGAATTAACGAAGTCGAAATGCGTGCGGTTAAAGAAAGTGCTAAAAAAGCTGGTGCAGGTGAAGTAGAAACAATTTTCGAACCGATGGCTGCCGCCATTGGCGTAGGACTACCGGTCGCCGACCCTACAGGCAATATGATTGTAGATATTGGTGGGGGCACAACTGAAGTTGCCATGATTTCCTTAGCTGGCATCGTAGAAAGTAGAAGTGTGAAAGTTGGTGGTGACGCTATGGACATGGCTATTACTAATCACATAAAAAATAACTACAATTTGAAAATTGGCCCTCGAATGGCGGAAGACATCAAGATTAATCTTGGCTCTGCCTTCCCTCTTGACGAAGGTGAATTAACCATGGAAGTACGTGGTAATGATCAGCTCGCAGGACTCCCGAAAGCGATCACCATCACCAGTACTGAAATTCGTGAAGCTCTCATGCCTCCGGTTACATCAATTGCTGAAGCTGTTCGCCAAACTCTCGATAGATGCCCACCGGAACTTTCTGCTGACCTTATTGATCACGGCATCTATTTAGCTGGCGGTGGTGCTTTGCTCCGTGGCTTAGATAAATTACTCCGCCAAGAAACAGGTCTTCCTGTTACCGTAGCCGATGACCCACTCTGTGCTGTTGCTAATGGCACTGGTTCTGCACTGCAAAATATGGACACTCTTTTTAGAAACTCACACGAAGCAGCCAAGCGCAATAAAAAATACCGTTAA